From the genome of Chroogloeocystis siderophila 5.2 s.c.1, one region includes:
- a CDS encoding prepilin-type N-terminal cleavage/methylation domain-containing protein: MLLFLEKYKNNFLQLVYQRHKNSGFTLIELLVSSVVGSLVVSALLGLVVNLLETDQQDLVKSRLQQEMQSALDYISEDLKEAVYVYSGECIQGKGTSTDSDFCPGLVNHIPMFDKSVPVLVFWKVDLLPEGCQSTLGLSENNDPCFNSRIANRTFSLVVYYLRQNQASDSLWQGKARITRYVLSQFNSNSPPKQNTGYFNPTQTGTSFRFWPYARNDLGQLVNRQTSTPTSSGATNLTLVDFVDDTPDAENSTTICPNEYVLTPSHKSLEDQGLARVRSFYACVREQQNQQPDVILHLRGNTHGKQGGYGKVAFSNLKTHVLGRGVVDKNPR; the protein is encoded by the coding sequence ATGCTTCTCTTTCTTGAAAAATATAAAAATAATTTTTTACAACTTGTATATCAGAGACATAAAAACTCTGGATTTACCTTGATTGAGCTTTTAGTATCTTCAGTTGTTGGAAGCCTTGTTGTGTCAGCCCTATTGGGTTTAGTCGTTAATTTACTAGAAACTGATCAACAAGATTTAGTTAAAAGTAGGCTTCAGCAAGAAATGCAAAGTGCTTTGGATTACATAAGTGAAGATTTAAAAGAAGCTGTATACGTTTACTCTGGTGAATGCATTCAAGGCAAAGGAACTTCCACGGACTCTGATTTTTGTCCAGGTCTTGTCAATCATATTCCGATGTTTGACAAAAGTGTTCCTGTCTTGGTTTTTTGGAAAGTAGACCTTTTACCAGAAGGATGCCAAAGTACATTAGGATTAAGTGAAAACAATGATCCTTGTTTTAATTCTCGCATTGCTAATAGAACCTTTAGTTTAGTTGTTTACTATCTTAGACAAAATCAAGCGAGTGATTCGCTTTGGCAAGGAAAAGCTAGAATTACTCGTTACGTTCTCAGCCAATTTAATTCAAATTCTCCTCCTAAACAAAACACTGGTTACTTCAATCCAACACAAACTGGTACGAGCTTTCGCTTTTGGCCTTACGCACGGAATGACCTTGGACAATTAGTAAATCGACAGACATCAACTCCTACTTCTAGTGGTGCTACTAATCTTACTTTAGTAGATTTTGTGGACGATACACCTGATGCTGAAAATAGTACAACAATCTGCCCTAATGAGTATGTATTAACTCCTAGTCACAAGTCACTTGAAGATCAAGGTTTAGCGAGGGTTAGAAGCTTTTATGCTTGTGTGAGAGAGCAGCAAAATCAACAACCAGATGTTATTCTTCACCTGAGAGGAAACACACACGGTAAACAAGGTGGTTATGGTAAAGTTGCATTTTCTAACTTAAAAACACACGTTCTTGGTCGAGGAGTTGTTGATAAGAATCCTCGCTAG
- a CDS encoding prepilin-type N-terminal cleavage/methylation domain-containing protein encodes MRSHVCQFMHRSEEGLTLIESLVAIVIIGIVLAAIAPPLLIAAATRVQNQRTEQAMQLAQGEINRIRLIVERGSYEKAELPPITNATSIKDAPPPTRDTNGYIANSAAITVTRGFTVDIDNNGSADFVVQLFRKAGITSSGVENPNSTSSIPNAFQMGVRVYEYQAFQTGGSSALSTKRTLLRLTSQSNLQHPLAVLYTTVARNDLPMSLEEYRQLLNTN; translated from the coding sequence ATGCGATCGCACGTATGTCAATTTATGCACCGTTCTGAAGAAGGACTGACTTTAATTGAATCACTAGTTGCCATTGTGATTATTGGTATTGTGCTTGCGGCGATCGCCCCACCACTCCTGATCGCCGCAGCTACTCGCGTCCAAAACCAAAGAACTGAGCAGGCCATGCAACTCGCTCAAGGTGAAATTAACAGAATACGCCTGATAGTAGAGCGCGGAAGCTATGAAAAAGCAGAGTTACCACCAATTACCAATGCAACCTCAATTAAAGATGCACCACCACCTACAAGAGACACTAACGGCTATATCGCTAATTCTGCTGCTATTACTGTAACCAGAGGATTCACTGTTGACATCGACAACAACGGTAGTGCGGATTTTGTTGTGCAACTGTTCCGCAAAGCTGGAATCACATCATCCGGCGTAGAAAATCCTAACAGTACTTCCTCAATTCCTAATGCTTTTCAAATGGGAGTACGAGTCTATGAATATCAAGCCTTTCAAACTGGTGGAAGTTCTGCTCTAAGTACTAAGCGTACCTTGCTGAGACTAACTTCACAGAGTAATTTGCAGCATCCTCTAGCAGTTTTATACACCACAGTAGCTCGCAATGATCTGCCGATGTCTTTAGAAGAATATAGACAACTTTTAAACACTAATTAA
- the hpsA gene encoding hormogonium polysaccharide biosynthesis protein HpsA, whose protein sequence is MVERKSTKVLIRILRKLVKFNVTLARRGLRWLVRSFLISRRRRRLQGGFVLPTTTMLLLVVTLVTAAVLTRSLNRTTQVVGDYQAKEIYNAASPAIDRAKAKLEALFNDSRLPNGVPAQEVLLSMMLNDGSNGVAIQRDSNGQVDDKYTLPREKRLDINGDGKLDNAWSYQIDSNQDGKLDQKDPTIAYSIILQSPDESDTNGLSNQKDTAIASRASRLLTRNGPFSAVQANQACRQLDENSGNAAVERGWFNVNAATLRKNFQVNAVVIPAENQRATAALEFQQDRQLDRGNKWGGWFRGDLEIFPGPQFNWNGALHTEGSLIVGDSSSFTGYLISAPSSCLYTRDASEITVTQVVDDNGQVTFQGQVVNGSIKTNTFAGSSIFHLFNGTGTAPITSGTNPNVTINNDSHSVNRTRITPADVALDPVPLYTQDVSRARRTTDPTNTSVRRSEWNTSSFVERRRIFNQQEPKPYVDDTYRADNRYGPKPNYGRDTRLAIPGRIGELIRSDAASFTELTSDNPIGNNLDNLGLDGYWERRARREGLRIIVGQRLELANPLGQPTGSITNEARQRRALRDNLAAVQASAIYHYKYPATSTNANDVAAHSSGYLPVACLATTAHPGTAATINNSTTFNSITINGTPRVNTDFLTGNGTNGWEFNPPAGVTTDSAFANAIAVGQPLRKALTNLAYFAGDPFGAFPARQDTATNRAVPSVAQPQVHPHPVLTQWGNFSELRRVIALLDSGTTYADLSLADKTTLHTASCMMGMLAYNLQNIEDAYKEIADDESGSASTNALGVQFSQLMDGVATNGNPEIGRPSNGTNICTSKGDGTSCPSNTYNPDYFAQFTAEEWINALSNSPGLGANRDELLRKARLIFARQQILRDRTFGFQPSSNAFLAGVGAGNGYNAATGRYTIQHINAGDFSPGQIFRVSCDPNSFIKNGKGNANGLERARLGLTMAFCSQAEEAKYPSLFYLFPVAEHDHCGEASATALAANPRATVLQPNTQPYVANTYIFNNNVAITDDVNHGYFYRVIDDTNGNGIENGTEDSIKVIALQPRTRNNWLLPNTTTTSGRINIIRDNTTSVGIPFLDKGMFNGREMMSVRVLDIDLDLLRRNTIRGVTDDAWLPKGGIVYAFREDAVREDGIARPAGSANSLMNANTPQDPPITSANGITTKPVDYYADPDRRPYGFRLRNGTDLRRVNPSNKSFTIPDNENIRGISFISDNPVYIQGDFNLHLVSNTNTRLEEFSQLLQDNYSNFYSRSTLDERFARPNTDTWRPSEILADAVTILSDNFCDGGIQDSFTTAGNSSGAQINSAESTEYGCPSGSDRRTSYLNQNRPRNSLGSGQYWLRENDEATSPIRISVNGNPMYCGVDRLPCPDSEVREYTIGDRRSYYTFSDGKSRNPASDNTRVNAIIISGIVPSQAQQSYGGLHNFPRFLESWSNRNLYISGAFLQLNFSTYATAPFDQDAWEPGAPAQSAELIQYYGAPNRRWGYDVGLQYAPAGPVSRRFVTTGKTRSEFYRELNTNDPYIKQLRCAKDKDKKYINQNASSVCS, encoded by the coding sequence ATGGTTGAGCGCAAATCAACTAAAGTACTTATCCGTATTTTGCGGAAACTTGTCAAATTCAACGTAACTTTGGCAAGGAGAGGTTTGCGTTGGTTGGTGCGTAGTTTCTTAATAAGTCGCCGTCGTCGGCGTTTACAGGGTGGATTTGTGCTGCCAACCACAACGATGCTTTTATTGGTTGTTACCTTAGTAACAGCAGCAGTACTAACTCGCAGTCTAAATCGTACTACCCAAGTAGTCGGAGATTATCAGGCAAAAGAAATATATAATGCTGCTTCCCCTGCTATAGATCGTGCTAAGGCAAAGCTAGAAGCACTTTTTAATGATTCTCGTCTCCCAAATGGCGTACCAGCGCAAGAAGTGTTGCTGAGTATGATGCTCAATGATGGTAGCAATGGAGTTGCAATTCAACGAGATAGCAATGGTCAAGTAGACGATAAATATACTTTGCCACGTGAAAAGCGTTTAGATATCAATGGAGATGGAAAATTAGATAATGCTTGGTCTTATCAAATTGATAGTAATCAAGATGGCAAACTTGATCAGAAAGATCCCACTATTGCTTATTCCATCATCTTGCAGTCTCCAGATGAATCTGATACTAATGGACTATCTAACCAAAAAGATACTGCTATTGCCAGTAGAGCTAGTAGACTATTAACACGCAATGGTCCATTTAGTGCTGTACAGGCTAACCAAGCTTGCCGACAATTAGATGAGAATAGTGGTAATGCCGCAGTAGAACGAGGCTGGTTTAATGTTAATGCTGCTACTTTGCGGAAAAACTTTCAAGTCAATGCAGTTGTGATTCCTGCTGAAAATCAACGTGCAACTGCGGCTTTAGAATTTCAACAAGACCGACAACTTGACCGAGGTAATAAGTGGGGTGGATGGTTTCGCGGAGACTTAGAAATATTCCCAGGTCCACAATTTAACTGGAATGGTGCTTTACACACCGAAGGTAGTTTGATTGTTGGTGACAGTAGTAGCTTTACTGGATATTTGATTAGTGCGCCCAGTTCTTGTCTTTATACTCGTGATGCTTCTGAGATTACTGTAACTCAAGTTGTTGATGATAACGGTCAAGTAACTTTCCAGGGGCAAGTCGTTAACGGGTCAATCAAAACTAACACCTTTGCAGGTTCGTCAATTTTTCACTTATTTAATGGTACAGGTACAGCACCAATTACTAGCGGTACTAATCCAAACGTTACGATAAACAATGATTCGCATTCCGTAAACCGTACTAGGATTACACCTGCTGATGTTGCACTAGACCCAGTCCCGCTGTATACGCAAGATGTATCTAGAGCTAGAAGAACAACCGATCCTACCAATACATCAGTAAGGCGGAGTGAATGGAATACGAGTAGTTTTGTTGAGCGGCGCAGAATTTTTAATCAACAAGAACCTAAGCCTTATGTTGATGATACTTACCGCGCTGATAACCGTTATGGACCAAAACCAAATTATGGTCGAGATACACGCTTAGCAATTCCTGGACGAATTGGCGAGTTAATTCGTAGTGATGCAGCAAGTTTTACAGAGCTTACAAGTGATAATCCTATTGGTAACAATTTAGATAACTTAGGGTTAGATGGCTACTGGGAACGTCGTGCACGTCGGGAAGGATTAAGGATTATTGTCGGACAACGGTTGGAGTTAGCAAATCCTTTAGGTCAACCAACTGGATCTATTACAAATGAAGCCCGTCAGCGTCGTGCTTTGAGAGATAATTTAGCAGCAGTGCAAGCATCAGCGATATATCACTACAAATATCCTGCTACGAGTACTAATGCCAATGATGTTGCAGCACATAGTTCTGGATACTTACCTGTGGCTTGTTTAGCGACCACTGCCCATCCTGGTACTGCGGCAACGATTAATAATAGTACTACATTCAACAGCATTACGATCAACGGTACTCCTAGAGTTAATACTGATTTTTTGACAGGTAACGGTACTAATGGCTGGGAATTTAATCCACCAGCAGGAGTAACAACTGATAGCGCGTTTGCAAATGCGATCGCAGTCGGACAACCCCTGAGAAAAGCATTAACTAATCTTGCTTATTTTGCTGGCGATCCCTTTGGCGCTTTTCCTGCTAGACAAGATACCGCAACAAACCGTGCAGTTCCTTCTGTAGCACAACCACAAGTTCATCCTCATCCTGTTTTAACTCAGTGGGGTAATTTTTCAGAGTTACGACGAGTTATTGCTTTACTCGATAGCGGGACAACCTATGCAGATCTCAGCCTTGCTGATAAGACAACACTGCATACTGCTTCTTGCATGATGGGAATGCTGGCTTACAACTTGCAGAATATCGAAGATGCATATAAAGAAATTGCGGATGATGAATCTGGTAGTGCTAGCACGAACGCTTTAGGTGTGCAGTTTTCTCAATTGATGGATGGTGTTGCTACTAATGGAAATCCAGAAATTGGTAGACCTAGTAATGGTACAAATATTTGTACAAGTAAAGGAGACGGAACAAGTTGTCCAAGTAATACTTACAATCCTGATTATTTTGCTCAATTTACGGCAGAAGAATGGATTAATGCCTTAAGTAATTCTCCTGGATTAGGTGCAAACAGAGATGAACTGCTACGCAAAGCACGCCTGATATTTGCCCGACAACAAATACTACGCGATCGCACTTTTGGTTTTCAACCGAGTTCTAACGCTTTTCTCGCAGGTGTAGGTGCAGGTAACGGATACAATGCTGCTACAGGCAGATACACAATACAACACATCAATGCTGGGGATTTCTCTCCAGGTCAGATATTTAGAGTAAGTTGCGATCCAAACTCATTCATTAAAAATGGCAAGGGCAATGCTAATGGATTAGAACGAGCAAGGCTTGGTTTAACAATGGCTTTTTGCTCACAAGCTGAGGAAGCTAAATATCCTTCGTTGTTTTACTTATTTCCAGTCGCAGAACACGATCATTGTGGAGAAGCTTCAGCAACAGCGCTGGCAGCAAATCCTAGGGCTACTGTGTTGCAACCGAACACTCAACCTTATGTTGCTAATACTTACATTTTCAACAATAATGTTGCTATTACTGATGATGTCAATCACGGCTATTTCTACAGAGTTATTGATGATACTAACGGTAACGGTATTGAGAATGGTACAGAAGATAGTATAAAGGTGATCGCGCTTCAGCCACGAACTCGAAATAACTGGCTACTTCCCAACACAACGACAACTTCAGGTCGAATCAACATTATTAGAGATAACACTACATCTGTTGGAATTCCCTTCCTTGATAAAGGAATGTTCAACGGTAGGGAAATGATGAGCGTGCGGGTTTTAGATATTGATTTAGACCTATTACGTAGGAATACCATTAGAGGCGTGACCGATGATGCTTGGCTACCTAAGGGTGGAATTGTCTATGCCTTCCGCGAAGATGCTGTCAGAGAAGATGGTATCGCTAGACCTGCAGGATCTGCTAATAGCTTAATGAATGCTAATACGCCGCAAGATCCGCCAATTACTTCTGCAAATGGTATTACTACCAAACCAGTAGATTACTACGCCGATCCAGATCGTCGTCCCTATGGTTTCCGTCTGCGTAACGGAACTGATCTGCGGCGAGTCAATCCTTCTAATAAAAGCTTTACTATTCCTGATAACGAAAATATTCGCGGTATATCCTTCATCTCGGATAACCCTGTTTATATTCAAGGTGACTTCAACTTACATCTTGTTAGTAATACAAATACAAGATTAGAAGAGTTTAGCCAACTGCTACAGGACAACTATAGTAATTTCTATTCCCGCAGCACGCTGGATGAGCGATTTGCCAGACCAAATACTGATACTTGGCGTCCTAGTGAAATTTTGGCAGATGCAGTTACAATTCTTTCTGACAACTTCTGTGATGGGGGTATTCAAGATAGTTTCACAACAGCTGGTAATAGTAGCGGTGCTCAAATAAATTCGGCGGAATCTACAGAATATGGATGTCCTTCTGGTAGCGATCGCCGCACCTCATATTTAAATCAAAACCGCCCTAGAAACAGCCTCGGATCAGGACAGTATTGGTTGAGAGAAAATGATGAGGCAACATCTCCTATTAGAATTTCTGTAAATGGCAATCCGATGTATTGTGGCGTTGACAGATTACCTTGTCCTGATAGTGAAGTTAGAGAATACACTATAGGCGATCGTCGAAGTTATTACACTTTCTCAGATGGTAAGTCTCGTAATCCTGCTAGCGATAATACACGTGTTAATGCGATTATCATTAGTGGCATTGTTCCTTCACAAGCACAGCAATCTTACGGCGGACTGCACAATTTCCCGCGATTTTTAGAAAGCTGGAGTAATCGAAACCTCTATATATCTGGTGCTTTCCTTCAGCTGAACTTTAGTACGTATGCAACTGCTCCCTTTGACCAAGATGCTTGGGAGCCTGGTGCCCCCGCACAGTCTGCTGAACTCATTCAGTATTACGGCGCACCTAATCGGCGTTGGGGTTATGACGTTGGTTTGCAGTATGCGCCTGCTGGACCTGTATCGCGGCGATTTGTCACCACCGGTAAGACACGCAGTGAATTTTACCGCGAGTTGAATACCAACGATCCTTACATCAAACAACTGCGCTGCGCTAAAGACAAAGACAAAAAGTACATCAATCAAAATGCTAGCAGCGTTTGTTCGTAA
- a CDS encoding Uma2 family endonuclease: protein MITLKLPLTDEEFMRLASENEEWRFESTKDGELVIMPPTGGNTGRRNSKIITQLELWNSASNLGETFDSSTMFVLPNGARRSPDAAWIKRNRWNTLTLEQQDKFPPLCPDFVIELCSPADNIEDLQQKMQEYLENGALLGWLIDPKTRRVEVYRSGRSKEILESPTTLSGEDVLPGFILDLQSIY from the coding sequence ATGATAACTCTCAAACTTCCGCTAACTGATGAAGAGTTTATGCGTCTTGCCTCGGAAAATGAGGAGTGGCGCTTTGAAAGCACCAAGGATGGAGAATTAGTTATTATGCCGCCTACTGGGGGAAATACTGGGCGCCGTAACAGTAAAATAATAACTCAGTTAGAGCTTTGGAATAGTGCTAGCAATTTGGGTGAAACATTTGATTCTTCTACAATGTTCGTCTTACCAAATGGTGCGCGACGTTCTCCTGATGCGGCTTGGATTAAACGTAATCGCTGGAATACTCTTACCCTAGAACAGCAAGATAAATTTCCCCCACTTTGCCCAGATTTTGTTATCGAACTTTGTTCTCCTGCAGATAACATTGAGGACTTACAGCAAAAGATGCAGGAATATCTTGAGAATGGCGCATTATTAGGTTGGTTAATTGACCCGAAAACAAGAAGAGTAGAAGTTTATCGTAGCGGAAGAAGTAAAGAAATTTTAGAATCTCCTACAACTCTTTCGGGTGAGGATGTATTACCTGGATTTATTTTAGACTTGCAATCGATTTATTGA
- the rpmB gene encoding 50S ribosomal protein L28 gives MSRKCQLTGKKANNAYAISHSHRRTKKLQEANLQWKRVWWAQGNRWVRLLLSTKAIKTLEHKGLEAMAKEAGINLNRY, from the coding sequence ATGTCACGCAAATGTCAGCTAACAGGTAAAAAAGCCAATAATGCTTATGCAATTTCACACTCACACCGCCGCACCAAAAAGCTACAAGAAGCCAACTTGCAGTGGAAACGAGTATGGTGGGCGCAAGGAAATCGTTGGGTAAGACTGCTACTTTCGACTAAAGCAATCAAAACTTTAGAACACAAAGGTTTAGAAGCAATGGCAAAAGAAGCAGGAATCAATTTGAATCGCTACTAA
- the htpG gene encoding molecular chaperone HtpG gives MTMLEQGTISIHTENIFPIIKKSLYSDHEIFLRELVSNAVDAIQKLKMVSRAGEYTGDIGEPEIQIVIDKDKKKLAISDNGIGMTAEEVKKYINQVAFSSAEEFIQKYQGKSDQPIIGHFGLGFYSSFMVAQKVEIDTLSYKEGATAVHWSCDGSPEFRLEDSPRTQRGTTITLTLQEEEQEYLEPARIKQLVKTYCDFMPVPIKLDGEVLNRQKAPWRESPNSLTKEDYLEFYRYLYPFQEEPLIWVHLNTDYPFILNGILYFPKLKPDVDVTQGQIKLFCNQVFVSDHCEEIIPKFLLPMRGVIDSTDIPLNVSRSALQMDRTVRRIADYISRKVGDRLKELYRDYKEEYIKAWQDIGTFVKFGALNDEKFKKQIEDIIIYRTTHETKASDTPNVEVQPQEGDVWQDVTPQESAATTLPYTTLKEYLERNKQRHENRVYYCTDQVTQATYVELHKNQGLEVLFMDSFIDTHFITFLEREYPDVKFSRVDSDLDETLLDQDKAGEIVDPKTNKTRSELVKELFQKALNKPKLNIRTEALKSDDPQGTPPAMVLLPEFMRRIQEMNAFMQQQAAQFPEEHILLVNTAHPLIQNLVSLNQGSIVQGDTVSPSAELANMICHHVYDLALMAQKGFDAEGMKAFVERSNQVLTKLTERAAKS, from the coding sequence ATCACTATGCTGGAACAAGGCACGATCAGTATTCATACAGAAAACATTTTCCCGATTATTAAGAAGTCGCTTTACTCTGACCACGAAATATTTTTACGGGAACTCGTATCCAACGCTGTAGATGCCATCCAGAAGCTAAAAATGGTATCCCGCGCTGGAGAATACACTGGCGACATCGGCGAACCAGAAATTCAAATTGTGATCGACAAAGACAAAAAAAAGCTCGCGATCAGCGACAACGGTATCGGCATGACCGCTGAGGAAGTGAAGAAATACATCAACCAAGTCGCCTTCTCAAGCGCCGAAGAATTTATTCAGAAGTATCAAGGTAAATCCGATCAACCGATTATTGGTCACTTTGGATTGGGTTTTTACTCTTCGTTCATGGTGGCGCAAAAGGTTGAGATTGATACACTATCTTATAAAGAAGGTGCAACCGCAGTCCATTGGTCGTGCGATGGTTCGCCAGAGTTTCGTTTAGAAGATTCACCCCGCACACAACGGGGCACAACAATCACGCTGACTCTGCAAGAAGAAGAACAAGAATATCTAGAACCAGCGCGGATTAAGCAGTTGGTGAAAACCTACTGTGACTTTATGCCAGTCCCGATTAAACTCGATGGCGAGGTACTTAATCGCCAAAAAGCACCGTGGCGCGAATCTCCGAATAGCCTAACCAAAGAAGATTATCTAGAGTTTTACCGCTACCTATATCCTTTTCAAGAAGAACCACTCATCTGGGTACACCTCAACACCGACTATCCCTTCATTCTCAATGGAATATTGTATTTTCCTAAGCTGAAGCCGGATGTCGATGTTACGCAAGGGCAGATTAAGTTATTCTGCAACCAAGTGTTTGTTAGCGATCATTGCGAAGAAATTATTCCCAAGTTTTTACTGCCGATGCGCGGTGTGATTGATAGCACGGATATTCCGCTGAATGTATCGCGGAGTGCTTTGCAAATGGATCGCACTGTACGCAGAATCGCAGATTATATTTCACGTAAAGTCGGCGATCGCCTCAAGGAACTCTACCGCGATTACAAAGAAGAATACATCAAAGCTTGGCAAGATATCGGTACTTTTGTCAAATTTGGCGCGCTCAACGACGAGAAATTCAAAAAACAAATTGAAGACATCATCATCTATCGCACGACACACGAAACAAAAGCCAGTGACACCCCAAACGTTGAGGTACAGCCGCAAGAAGGCGATGTTTGGCAAGATGTTACTCCACAAGAATCAGCAGCAACGACACTTCCCTACACAACGCTGAAAGAATACCTCGAACGTAATAAGCAACGGCATGAAAATCGGGTTTATTACTGCACCGATCAAGTCACCCAAGCTACATATGTAGAATTGCACAAAAACCAGGGTTTGGAAGTCCTATTCATGGACTCGTTCATCGATACCCACTTTATTACGTTCCTCGAACGCGAATATCCTGATGTTAAGTTCTCGCGGGTAGACTCTGACTTAGACGAAACGTTGCTCGATCAAGACAAAGCTGGGGAGATTGTCGATCCTAAAACCAATAAAACTCGCAGCGAATTGGTTAAAGAACTTTTCCAAAAAGCGCTCAACAAGCCTAAACTCAATATTCGCACTGAAGCACTTAAGTCAGACGATCCGCAAGGTACACCGCCAGCAATGGTGTTGTTACCCGAATTCATGCGCCGCATCCAAGAGATGAACGCATTTATGCAACAGCAAGCCGCGCAGTTTCCTGAGGAACACATTCTACTTGTGAATACCGCGCACCCACTCATTCAAAATCTTGTGAGTTTAAATCAGGGTAGTATCGTGCAAGGAGATACTGTGTCTCCTTCGGCCGAGTTAGCGAATATGATTTGTCATCATGTCTACGATTTAGCGCTGATGGCACAAAAAGGATTTGATGCTGAAGGGATGAAAGCTTTTGTCGAACGGTCTAATCAGGTGTTGACAAAACTAACTGAACGTGCTGCTAAGAGTTAG
- a CDS encoding WecB/TagA/CpsF family glycosyltransferase, giving the protein MKLVKILNISLDNLSKVELLKQLKSGVVFTPNVDHMVKLQYDREFLQTYLQADYKVCDSQILVYASRFLGTPIKEKISGSDLFPAFYNYHKNNPNIKIFLLGGKQGVAQRAAKRINNKVGRSIVIGAHSPSFGFEKDEQECAEIIEMINQSEASVLAVGVGAPKQEKWIIKYKDRLPNIEIFLAVGATIDFEAGNVKRSPKWMSNAGLEWLYRLLVEPKRLWRRYLLEDLPFFWLILKQKLRLYTVPNQSVD; this is encoded by the coding sequence ATGAAACTTGTAAAAATACTCAATATTTCTCTCGACAATTTGTCTAAAGTGGAGTTACTCAAACAACTCAAATCAGGTGTTGTATTTACACCAAATGTAGACCACATGGTTAAACTGCAATATGATCGTGAGTTTCTACAAACTTATTTGCAAGCTGACTACAAAGTTTGTGACAGTCAAATTCTAGTTTATGCATCAAGATTCTTAGGAACTCCTATTAAAGAGAAAATTTCAGGCTCAGACTTATTTCCAGCATTCTACAACTATCATAAAAATAATCCAAACATCAAAATCTTTCTTTTAGGAGGTAAGCAAGGAGTAGCACAGCGAGCCGCTAAGCGGATAAATAACAAAGTTGGTAGATCTATAGTGATAGGTGCTCATTCTCCTTCTTTTGGGTTTGAAAAAGATGAGCAAGAGTGTGCAGAAATTATTGAAATGATCAATCAATCTGAAGCATCAGTTTTAGCAGTAGGAGTTGGCGCACCAAAGCAAGAAAAATGGATTATCAAATATAAAGACCGCTTGCCAAATATCGAAATCTTTCTAGCTGTAGGAGCAACAATTGATTTTGAAGCTGGTAATGTGAAAAGGTCGCCAAAGTGGATGAGTAATGCTGGACTTGAATGGCTTTATAGATTATTAGTTGAACCTAAGAGGCTTTGGAGGCGATATTTGCTAGAAGATTTACCGTTTTTCTGGTTAATCCTAAAACAAAAATTGAGGTTATACACTGTTCCTAATCAAAGTGTAGATTAA
- a CDS encoding acyltransferase has translation MNINTSGVKQQFLTERQERFFWLRAKETAIILLVGWIPKLPGSLLRQLIYRTIIKHIGKAVYIESGVEIAGANRIVIGNQVKILRDVRLTAREKNSQICIRDRVCIERGVNISVVPTEGNCQIEIGERTVIGAYSCVAGPGNIKIGKYCLIASHVGIYANNHIFADPARYIWDQGVTRQGITIEDDCWLGNGVTVLDGVTIGRGSVIGAGAVVTKNIPPYSIAVGVPAKVIARRGEQK, from the coding sequence ATGAATATCAATACAAGTGGCGTAAAGCAGCAGTTTTTAACTGAACGTCAAGAAAGGTTCTTTTGGTTACGTGCAAAAGAAACAGCAATAATTTTACTAGTAGGTTGGATTCCAAAACTTCCAGGCTCTTTATTAAGGCAGTTGATATACCGTACTATAATCAAACACATTGGAAAAGCAGTTTATATTGAATCTGGAGTAGAAATTGCTGGTGCGAATCGTATAGTAATTGGCAACCAAGTCAAAATTCTTCGTGATGTTCGTTTGACTGCTAGAGAAAAAAATAGCCAGATTTGCATTCGCGATCGCGTATGTATTGAGCGTGGTGTCAACATTAGTGTTGTTCCCACTGAGGGAAACTGCCAAATAGAAATCGGTGAGCGTACAGTCATTGGTGCGTACAGTTGTGTTGCAGGTCCTGGTAATATCAAAATCGGCAAATACTGTTTGATTGCTTCACACGTCGGAATTTATGCTAATAATCATATTTTTGCCGATCCAGCTCGTTATATTTGGGATCAAGGCGTCACTCGCCAAGGAATTACCATTGAAGACGATTGTTGGTTAGGTAACGGAGTCACAGTGCTAGATGGCGTTACTATTGGTCGAGGTAGTGTTATTGGTGCTGGTGCTGTTGTTACTAAAAATATTCCTCCGTATTCAATTGCCGTTGGTGTTCCTGCAAAAGTAATTGCGCGTAGAGGAGAGCAGAAATAG